In Solanum pennellii chromosome 3, SPENNV200, a single window of DNA contains:
- the LOC107015262 gene encoding elongator complex protein 3, translating into MAAAAVAVAETRKLPRPGRGGVVSLGLTDEEARVRAITEIVNNMVELSRKGKDVDLNALKSAACRKYGLSRAPKLVEMIAALPDSERETLLPKLRAKPVRTASGIAVVAVMSKPHRCPHIATTGNICVYCPGGPDSDFEYSTQSYTGYEPTSMRAIRARYNPYVQARSRIDQLKRLGHSVDKVEFILMGGTFMSLPAEYRDYFTRNLHDALSGHTSANVEEAVAYSEHGATKCIGMTIETRPDYCLGPHLRQMLSYGCTRLEIGVQSTYEDVARDTNRGHTVAAVADCFCLAKDAGFKVVAHMMPDLPNVGVDRDLESFKEFFESPSFRTDGLKIYPTLVIRGTGLYELWKTGRYRNYPPEQLVDIVARILSMVPPWTRVYRVQRDIPMPLVTSGVEKGNLRELALARMDDLGLKCRDVRTREAGIQDIHNKIRPEEVELVRRDYTANEGWETFLSYEDTRQDILVGLLRLRKCGRNVTCPELMGRCSIVRELHVYGTAVPVHGRDTDKLQHQGYGTLLMEEAERIARREHRSTKIAVISGVGTRHYYRKLGYELEGPYMVKKLV; encoded by the exons ATGGCGGCGGCGGCGGTAGCGGTAGCGGAGACCCGAAAGCTCCCGCGGCCGGGAAGGGGCGGAGTTGTTTCCCTCGGCCTGACAGATGAAGAAGCTAGAGTTCGTGCTATAACGGAGATCGTCAACAACATGGTGGAACTTTCACGGAAAGGCAAGGATGTTGACCTAAATGCGCTAAAGTCAGCAGCGTGCCGCAAATACGGGCTCTCTCGGGCTCCTAAGTTGGTAGAGATGATCGCTGCTTTGCCTGACTCTGAACGTGAAACACTGCTTCCCAAACTCCGAGCCAAGCCTGTCCGTACAGCCTCTGGAATAGCTGTCGTAGCTGTAATGTCCAAGCCTCATCGTTGTCCTCATATAGCTACCACCGGAAACATTTGTGTCTATTGCCCTGGCGGCCCCGATTCTGATTTTGAGTACAGTACACAGTCATACACGGGATATGAACCTACTAGTATGCGAGCTATTCGAGCTAG ATACAATCCTTATGTACAAGCTCGAAGCCGGATTGATCAACTAAAGAGATTGGGTCACAGTGTTGACAAG GTTGAATTTATCTTGATGGGAGGTACATTCATGTCATTGCCTGCTGAATACCGTGATTACTTCACACGGAATCTCCATGATGCTTTATCCGGACATACTTCTGCCAATGTTGAAGAGGCTGTCGCATACTCTGAACATGGGGCGACAAAGTGCATTGGGATGACAATTGAAAC GAGGCCAGACTACTGCCTTGGACCTCATCTGAGACAAATGCTTTCTTACGGTTGTACACGGCTAGAAATTGGAGTACAGAGTACGTATGAGGATGTTGCTCGTGACACCAATAGAGGCCACACTGTTGCAGCTGTGGCTGATTGCTTTTGTTTGGCAAAAGATGCTGGCTTCAAG GTGGTTGCTCATATGATGCCGGACCTTCCAAATGTTGGCGTTGATAGAGACTTGGAGAGTTTCAAGGAATTCTTTGAAAGTCCTTCATTTAGGACTGATGGACTTAAAATTTATCCTACACTTGTTATTCGTGGCACGGGACTCTATGAACTGTGGAAAACTGGAAG GTATAGAAATTATCCGCCAGAGCAGCTTGTAGATATTGTAGCAAGGATTCTTTCTATGGTGCCACCTTGGACACGAGTTTACCGGGTCCAACGTGATATCCCTATGCCTCTAGTGACTTCTGGAGTTGAGAAAGGGAATCTCCGAGAACTGGCTTTAGCTCGAATGGATGATCTTGGCTTGAAATGCCGAGATGTCCGAACACGCGAAGCTGGGATCCAg GACATTCACAACAAGATAAGGCCTGAAGAGGTTGAGCTTGTTCGCCGCGATTATACTGCAAATGAAGGATGGGAGACTTTCCTTTCATATGAAGATACACGCCAG GATATTCTTGTTGGATTGCTACGGCTGCGGAAGTGTGGACGGAATGTGACTTGCCCAGAACTTATGGGAAGGTGTTCAATTGTTCGTGAGCTTCATGTGTATGGGACTGCAGTTCCTGTTCATGGTCGAGACACAGATAAGCTGCAGCACCAGGGTTATGGTACTCTGCTGATGGAGGAGGCTGAGCGGATTGCTCGGAGGGAGCATAGGTCGACCAAAATCGCTGTTATATCGGGTGTAGGGACCCGGCATTACTACAGAAAGCTAGGCTATGAGCTTGAAGGTCCTTACATGGTAAAAAAACTTGTTTAG
- the LOC107012428 gene encoding HVA22-like protein k — MAGMAMFASNLSSEMGLKLLLSPLNTNVIVRTACCSVGIVLPVYSTFKAIETGNRNEQHKWLLYWAAYGSFSIVEAFTDKFLYWFPLYYHVKLAFLVWLQLPSAEGAKQLYTNHLRPFLMKHQARLDHILELFHGELGKFISTHQAEIQFAKVLLGKTLLSVGNILQQPAQGRVVGTIEGPAEQVETSESEDES; from the exons ATGGCAGGAATGGCTATGTTTGCCTCTAATCTCTCCAGCGAG ATGGGGTTAAAATTGCTTCTTAGCCCGCTTAATACTAATGTTATTGTCCGCACTGCATG CTGTTCTGTAGGGATTGTTTTGCCTGTTTATTCTACCTTTAAAGCAATTGAGACGGGGAATCGAAATGAGCAACATAAATGGCTTCTGTACTGGGCAG CATATGGATCTTTCAGTATTGTTGAAGCATTCACGGATAAATTTCTCTACTG GTTCCCACTATACTATCATGTGAAGCTCGCATTTCTTGTTTGGCTTCAACTTCCATCTGCTGAG GGTGCAAAGCAATTGTACACGAACCATCTGCGCCCTTTCCTCATGAAACACCAAGCAAGACTGGATCATATTTTGGAGTTATTTCATGGAGAATTG GGTAAATTTATTAGTACTCACCAAGCAGAAATTCAGTTTGCAAAGGTGCTTCTTGGCAAAACCTTACTATCAG ttggAAATATTCTTCAACAACCTGCGCAAGGACGAGTTGTTGGTACAATTGAAGGGCCAGCAGAGCAAGTAGAGACTTCAGAATCTGAAGATGAATCGTGA
- the LOC107012709 gene encoding 30S ribosomal protein S21, chloroplastic-like, with protein sequence MALFQSSSFFSPSLSSSNNQNTANSRPKTAQISTVRAVPSISSTSLPVTPILKLDQHSSGYSHLFPSLPFSNILFFKSAYNVQAVAGEHEPEEKLIGRFRREVFRAGVIQESKRRRFFESTQEKKKRKCRDAARRNRKRRPQPKALLGDTPETLKDEGYKSDEDKWDLIDVESPYT encoded by the exons ATGGCCCTTTTTCAGTCATCATCCTTCTTCAGCCCTTCGCTTTCTTCTTCCAACAACCAAAACACTGCAAATTCCCGTCCAAAAACTGCACAAATCAGTACTGTTCGTGCCGTACCATCTATTTCGTCTACGTCGTTACCTGTAACTCCAATTCTGAAACTCGACCAACACAGCTCTGGTTACTCTCATCTGTTTCCTTCACTTCCATTTTCCAATATTCTCTTCTTTAAATCAGCATATAATGTTCAGGCTGTAGCTGGGGAACACGAGCCGGAAGAGAAACTCATTGGCCGCTTCCGCAGAGAGGTTTTCAGAGCTGGAGTTATCCAAGAGAGTAAACGCCGAAGATTTTTTGAATCTACTcaggaaaagaagaaaaggaagtGTCGTGATGCTGCCAGACGAAACCGCAAAAG AAGGCCTCAACCAAAAGCTTTACTAGGGGATACACCAGAAACTTTGAAGGATGAGGGTTATAAATCTGATGAAGATAAGTGGGACCTTATCGATGTAGAATCACCCTATACTTGA
- the LOC107014704 gene encoding uncharacterized protein slr0889 isoform X1, whose amino-acid sequence MLFHFDLKEFQEKVSTQLRPWQRSFQFWVRAADIYTGYKVFQVRASLEKDVKKQEMMWEKQHEVAADKIYSMCSELGGFFLKVAQIVGKPDLAPAPWVKRLVTLCDQAPATPYNVIRVVLEKEFGQSIDELFEYFDKDPLGSASIAQVHRARLKGDKNDVVVKVQHPGVQELMMTDIRNLQAFALYIQKTDVKFDLFSVTKEMEKQISYEFDFVREAEAMARIRHFLCQNNKRSPVRVPSVIRDMVSRRVLVMEYIDGIPILKLGDEMEKRGIHPDGKLAAAAKQNILKNLSLAYGQMILKSGFFHADPHPGNILICKGSEVALLDYGQVKDLPDELRLGYARLVLAIADNDPLKASESYRDLGIETLSKCEDEQNELLRLAQTMFDTKLPPGVTMLQPFAEESSIKKIAVKAFPEELFSILRTVHILRGLSVGLGINFSCAEQWRPIAEEVLYVAGRLTANDLKQIHRRGTSRRRFWRQVFGVGK is encoded by the exons ATGCTTTTCCATTTTGATCTCAAAGAATTTCAAGAAAAGGTCTCTACTCAGCTCCGACCTTGGCAACGGTCTTTTCAGTTCTGGGTTCGCGCTGCTGATATTTATACTGGTTATAAA GTATTTCAGGTAAGAGCAAGTCTGGAGAAGGATGTGAAGAAACAGGAGATGATGTGGGAGAAGCAGCACGAGGTTGCTGCTGACAAGATATATAGCATGTGTTCTGAGCTTGGTGGGTTTTTCCTAAAG GTTGCCCAAATAGTTGGGAAGCCAGACTTGGCGCCCGCTCCATGGGTCAAAAGGCTTGTTACTCTATGTGATCAAGCACCAGCTACACCATACAATGTGATTAGGGTAGTGCTTGAGAAGGAGTTCGGTCAAAGtattgatgaattgtttgaATATTTTGACAAGGATCCACTAGGCTCTGCTTCAATTGCTCAG GTTCATCGAGCAAGACTCAAAGGTGACAAGAATGATGTTGTCGTCAAG GTCCAACATCCTGGAGTTCAGGAATTGATGATGACTGATATCCGCAACTTGCAAGCCTTTGCGTTATATATTCAAAAGACAGATGTCAAGTTTGATCTGTTCTCCGTTACCAAGGAAATGGAGAAACAG ATTAGCTACGAATTCGACTTTGTGAGGGAAGCTGAAGCTATGGCAAGAATTCGGCATTTCCTTTGCCAGAACAACAAAAGGTCCCCTGTTCGGGTACCTTCTGTGATACGAGACATGGTCAGCAG GAGGGTTCTAGTGATGGAATACATTGACGGCATACCCATTTTGAAGCTTGGAGATGAAATGGAAAAGAGAGGCATACATCCTGATGGCAAGTTAGCGGCAGCTGCAAAACA GAATATCCTTAAAAATCTGTCACTTGCTTATGGACAAATGATACTCAAGAGTGGTTTCTTCCATGCAGATCCTCATCCGGGAAACATTCTGATCTGTAAAGGCTCTGAG GTTGCATTGCTTGATTATGGGCAAGTGAAGGATCTACCTGATGAACTGAGGCTTGGATATGCTAGGTTGGTTCTTGCAATTGCCGATAACGACCCATTAAAGGCATCAGAGAGCTACAG GGATCTTGGTATCGAGACCTTGAGCAAATGCGAGGATGAACAAAATGAATTGCTTAGGCTGGCACAAACAATGTTTGACACAAAATTACCGCCTGGAGTTACGATGCTGCAACCTTTTGCAGAAGAATCTTCAATAAAAAAGATTGCTGTTAAG GCTTTTCCAGAGGAACTGTTTTCTATTCTCCGTACAGTGCACATCCTGAGAGGACTTAGTGTTGGTCTGGGAATTAATTTTTCATGTGCTGAGCAGTGGAGACCCATTGCTGAAGAAGTTCTGTATGTTGCAGGAAGACTTACAG CTAATGATCTGAAGCAAATACATAGACGTGGAACTTCTAGAAGAAGATTTTGGAGACAAGTGTTTGGTGTAGGGAAATGA
- the LOC107014704 gene encoding uncharacterized aarF domain-containing protein kinase 1 isoform X2 codes for MLFHFDLKEFQEKVSTQLRPWQRSFQFWVRAADIYTGYKVFQVRASLEKDVKKQEMMWEKQHEVAADKIYSMCSELGGFFLKVAQIVGKPDLAPAPWVKRLVTLCDQAPATPYNVIRVVLEKEFGQSIDELFEYFDKDPLGSASIAQVHRARLKGDKNDVVVKVQHPGVQELMMTDIRNLQAFALYIQKTDVKFDLFSVTKEMEKQISYEFDFVREAEAMARIRHFLCQNNKRSPVRVPSVIRDMVSRRVLVMEYIDGIPILKLGDEMEKRGIHPDGKLAAAAKQNILKNLSLAYGQMILKSGFFHADPHPGNILICKGSEVALLDYGQVKDLPDELRLGYARLVLAIADNDPLKASESYSCYASVTAAVKTYPLQSTGGVWGGKGECK; via the exons ATGCTTTTCCATTTTGATCTCAAAGAATTTCAAGAAAAGGTCTCTACTCAGCTCCGACCTTGGCAACGGTCTTTTCAGTTCTGGGTTCGCGCTGCTGATATTTATACTGGTTATAAA GTATTTCAGGTAAGAGCAAGTCTGGAGAAGGATGTGAAGAAACAGGAGATGATGTGGGAGAAGCAGCACGAGGTTGCTGCTGACAAGATATATAGCATGTGTTCTGAGCTTGGTGGGTTTTTCCTAAAG GTTGCCCAAATAGTTGGGAAGCCAGACTTGGCGCCCGCTCCATGGGTCAAAAGGCTTGTTACTCTATGTGATCAAGCACCAGCTACACCATACAATGTGATTAGGGTAGTGCTTGAGAAGGAGTTCGGTCAAAGtattgatgaattgtttgaATATTTTGACAAGGATCCACTAGGCTCTGCTTCAATTGCTCAG GTTCATCGAGCAAGACTCAAAGGTGACAAGAATGATGTTGTCGTCAAG GTCCAACATCCTGGAGTTCAGGAATTGATGATGACTGATATCCGCAACTTGCAAGCCTTTGCGTTATATATTCAAAAGACAGATGTCAAGTTTGATCTGTTCTCCGTTACCAAGGAAATGGAGAAACAG ATTAGCTACGAATTCGACTTTGTGAGGGAAGCTGAAGCTATGGCAAGAATTCGGCATTTCCTTTGCCAGAACAACAAAAGGTCCCCTGTTCGGGTACCTTCTGTGATACGAGACATGGTCAGCAG GAGGGTTCTAGTGATGGAATACATTGACGGCATACCCATTTTGAAGCTTGGAGATGAAATGGAAAAGAGAGGCATACATCCTGATGGCAAGTTAGCGGCAGCTGCAAAACA GAATATCCTTAAAAATCTGTCACTTGCTTATGGACAAATGATACTCAAGAGTGGTTTCTTCCATGCAGATCCTCATCCGGGAAACATTCTGATCTGTAAAGGCTCTGAG GTTGCATTGCTTGATTATGGGCAAGTGAAGGATCTACCTGATGAACTGAGGCTTGGATATGCTAGGTTGGTTCTTGCAATTGCCGATAACGACCCATTAAAGGCATCAGAGAGCTACAG TTGTTATGCATCAGTGACAGCAGCAGTAAAAACATACCCACTGCAATCCACAggtggggtctggggagggaAGGGAGAGTGTAAGTAG
- the LOC107013592 gene encoding DELLA protein RGL1-like, producing the protein MIHDMANVFLSLEPCNGDQIGYDPMENGLYLTHHKELSYSLNPYTSVLKRNAPTNNMIISSLSNDSASFKRLRRTPSLGESFGSNTTFYSTDSSSSGGSLPRIGSTNSVNSLSLQPGIHFRDHVWALNQRYLAAEAIEEAAADIINQEEENGEGMKLVQLLITCAEAVACRDKSRASVLLSELRASALVFGTSFQRVASCFMQGLADRLALVQPLGTVGYVATPAMNKTDIALEKKEKALRLLYEICPHIQFGHFVANCLILEAFEGESFIHVVDLGMSLGLPHGHQWRRLVQSLVNRPGQPPRRLRITAVGQNIEKLQIIGDELEDYARSLGINLELSAVESNLENLKPKDIKVYDGEVLVVNSILQLHCVVKESRGALNSVLQVVHELSPKILVLVEQDSSHNGPFFLGRFMEALHYYSAIFDSLDVMLPKYDTRRAKIEQFYFAEEIKNIVSCEGPARVERHERVDQWRRRMSRAGFQAAPIKMVSQAKQWLAKVNGHEGFTITEEKGCLVLGWKSKPIVAASCWKC; encoded by the coding sequence ATGATTCATGATATGGCTAATGTTTTTCTATCACTTGAGCCTTGTAATGGTGATCAAATTGGTTATGACCCTATGGAAAATGGCCTTTATCTTACTCATCACAAAGAACTGTCTTATTCTCTTAATCCTTACACATCTGTTTTGAAGAGAAATGCTCCTACTAATAACATGATCATTTCATCTTTATCTAATGACAGTGCGAGTTTTAAGAGGTTAAGGAGAACCCcaagtcttggtgagtcttttGGAAGCAATACCACTTTTTATAGTACTGATAGCAGCAGCAGTGGTGGCAGTTTACCGAGAATTGGTAGTACTAATAGTGTGAATAGCTTGTCATTGCAACCAGGGATTCATTTTCGCGATCATGTTTGGGCGTTGAACCAAAGGTATCTTGCTGCTGAGGCTATTGAAGAGGCAGCAGCTGATATAATTAATCAGGAGGAGGAAAATGGGGAAGGTATGAAGTTAGTACAGCTTTTAATTACTTGTGCTGAAGCTGTGGCTTGTAGAGATAAGTCTCGTGCATCGGTGTTGTTATCAGAGCTACGTGCTAGTGCATTAGTATTTGGGACGTCTTTCCAGCGTGTAGCGTCCTGTTTCATGCAGGGGTTGGCTGATAGGCTGGCTCTGGTGCAGCCGCTTGGCACGGTTGGTTATGTTGCTACCCCTGCAATGAATAAGACGGACATTGCCttggagaagaaagaaaaagctTTGAGGTTGCTTTATGAGATATGTCCACATATTCAGTTTGGTCATTTTGTGGCTAATTGCTTGATATTGGAAGCCTTTGAGGGAGAGAGTTTCATTCATGTGGTTGATTTGGGAATGAGCCTTGGTTTGCCTCATGGTCATCAATGGCGGCGTCTTGTTCAGAGTCTTGTTAATCGCCCTGGACAGCCCCCACGCCGCCTTAGGATCACTGCTGTTGGACAGAATATCGAGAAATTGCAAATTATTGGAGATGAGCTTGAGGACTATGCAAGAAGCCTTGGTATAAATTTGGAGCTTTCAGCTGTGGAAAGCAACTTGGAAAACCTTAAACCAAAGGACATCAAAGTATACGATGGCGAGGTCCTCGTGGTTAACAGCATTCTTCAGCTCCATTGTGTGGTGAAGGAAAGCCGCGGTGCACTCAACTCTGTTTTGCAGGTAGTtcatgaactttctccaaagatTCTAGTCCTTGTGGAGCAAGACTCGAGTCACAATGGACCCTTTTTTCTCGGGAGATTCATGGAAGCTCTGCATTATTACTCTGCTATCTTCGACTCCCTTGATGTCATGCTACCCAAGTATGACACCAGGCGAGCCAAGATAGAGCAATTTTACTTTGCAGAGGAGATTAAGAACATTGTGAGCTGCGAGGGACCAGCAAGAGTGGAAAGGCACGAGAGGGTGGACCAATGGCGTAGGAGGATGAGCCGAGCAGGTTTTCAAGCAGCGCCTATTAAGATGGTGTCACAAGCCAAACAGTGGCTTGCGAAAGTGAATGGACATGAAGGATTCACCATCACAGAAGAGAAAGGCTGCTTGGTTCTTGGATGGAAATCGAAGCCTATCGTGGCTGCCTCTTGCTGGAAATGCTGA
- the LOC107015137 gene encoding nucleoside diphosphate kinase 2, chloroplastic, whose translation MESLCIVRASPCVSSSSSLSSKISSLSCGPSCRIILNPIKKHHNLAAFQPAFHLFASTQSGPHGSKRNHAARIFLPHLVASMEEVEETYIMIKPDGVQRGFVGEIISRFEKKGFKLTGLKLFQCPKELAEEHYKDLQSKSFFPKLIDYITSGPVVCMAWEGIGVVASARKLIGATNPLNAEPGTIRGDLAVQTGRNVVHGSDSPENGKREIALWFKEGELSSWTPAQQPWLTE comes from the exons ATGGAGAGTCTTTGCATTGTAAGAGCAAGTCCTtgtgtttcttcttcttcttcactttctTCCAAAATCAGTAGCTTATCCTGCGGACCCTCTTGCAGGATTATCCTTAACCCCATCAAGAAACACCATAATTTAGCTGCATTTCAACCTGCGTTTCATCTTTTTGCGAGTACCCAATCGGGCCCCCATGGCTCCAAAAGGAACCATGCAGCTCGTATATTCCTTCCCCACTTGGTTGCTTCCATG GAGGAAGTGGAGGAGACGTATATTATGATTAAGCCTGATGGTGTTCAAAGAGGATTT GTTGGAGAGATTATTTCAAGATTTGAGAAAAAGGGGTTTAAGCTAACTGGATTGAAGCTTTTTCAATGCCCCAAAGAACTGGCTGAG GAACATTACAAGGACCTGCAATCCAAATCATTCTTCCCCAAGCTGATTGATTACATTACCTCTGGTCCTGTTGTCTGTATG GCCTGGGAGGGTATTGGTGTGGTAGCATCTGCTCGCAAGCTTATAGGAGCCACTAATCCTCTTAATGCCGAGCCAGGTACAATCAGAGGAGATCTTGCTGTTCAAACTGGAAG AAATGTGGTACATGGAAGTGATAGCCCTGAGAATGGCAAGCGTGAAATAG